The sequence below is a genomic window from Fundidesulfovibrio magnetotacticus.
CACCAGCTGGGCGCGGCGCTCCGGGTTGTCGGCGGAAGGGACCTCGGGAAGCTCCGAGTCCTCGATGGGGGCGTTGTCCGCGAAAACCTGGGCGAAGCGCGGGGCCAGGGGGTCCAGGGAGGCCACGGCCGCCAGGGCCTCGAAATCCGCCCGGGCCGAACGCGGGGGCAGGACGGGCCGGGAGAGGTTCTGCAGCGTCCCGGCCAGGGTCTGGGCCGCGCGCCGGGCTTCCGGGTCGGCCTTGGCCGCTTCGAACGAGGCCTGGAGCCGGGTTTTGTCGATGGCCTTGTCGGTGCCGGGCATCTGGGCCAGCAGGCCGTCCAGGGGGAAGCGCACCGCCACGAAGGCCCCCTCCCGCGCCACCTTGAAACCGTCGCCCGCCAGCATGGCCCCCAGCCCCTTCTTCACGAAGCCGAAGACGAAACGCTCCAGGAGGGCCTTCCAGTAGCGGTCGTCGGAGTGGCCGGCCTGGCTGAGCTCGTCGATGTCGGACAGCGCCGTCTCGCCGAAGCGCAGGAGGATCATGTCGTTGAATTCGTCGCGCACCAAACCCGAGAGCGCGATGTAGCCCTGCAGGCACTTGAGCAGCACGCTTTCCTCCACGCAGAGCTGCGGCAGGAGCTGGTCCGCCTGCTCCCTGGCCCCGGTGCGCCGGGCCACCTCGTACTGGTTCAAGTCCACCAGGAACTGGGACATCCATTCCTGATGCCAGGCGTGGGCCGGATGGGGCTCGCTGCGCGTGCACAGGGCGTGCACGAGGTTCTGCTGGTCGGCTTCCTGCGCGGGGGATTCGGAGAGCCGTTCCCGGTTGGCCGTGAGCACGGCCAGGAGCACCTCGCGCTCCAACACCTCGCGCCGCGCCCCGGACTCCTTGAGGCGGCGCAGCACGGTGAGGTAGCTGTCGAAGCGTGCGCTGTCGTCTTGGCTCATGGCGATCCCCCGTCCTGATTCTCTGGATGCCTACCTCAAAAAAAAGTGGAATAAAAGGGGGCTATCGTTTGGGAGGCTTTCGAAGCGCCCGGAAGACGGAGAGCAGCATCCCCGCCAGGGCCAGGCAGGCGGCGGTGGTCAGGGCGGCGTCGAATCCGGCGTGGAAGGCCTCGGTCTCGCCGTGCCCGCTCGCCAGGGACGCGTTGCGCCACGCCTCGTAGACCGCCGTGGCCACGGCGATGCCGCAGACCATGCCCAGGTTGCGCACCAGGGCCATCACGGCCCCGGCCACGCCGCTCTTGGCGCGCGGGGCGCTGCCCAGCACGGCGTTGTTGTTGGGCGAGAGAAACAGCCCGAAGCCCACGCCCAGAATCGCCTGCCCCGCCGCGCAGCGCCAGAACCCGGCCGAGGCCGCGAGCAGCGTCTGGGAATAGAGGCCACCCGCCACGCAGGCCATGCCCGCACCCGTGAGCAGGGCGTGGCTCACCTTCTCCGAGGCGAAGCCCGAAAGCGGGGCCACGAAGGACATGGCCAGGGGCAATACGGCCATCACCAGCCCCGTCTCGCCAGGCCCCAGGCCCACCACCCGCGCCAGGAAGAACGGCAGGAGCACCGCGTTGGCCAGAAGCGCCATGAACGCCAACAGAGAGGCCAGGTTGCCCAGGGCCAGCTCCGGGATGCGAAAGAGCGAGAGGTCCACCACCGGATGGGCCACGCGAGCCTGACGGTGCAGGAAGAGCGCAAGACCGGCCGCCGCCACGCCGAAGCAGGCCAGCGTGCCCGGGAAGCTCCAGCCCCAGCGCCCGCCGTGGGTCACGGCCGTGAGCAGGAACACCACGCCCACGGCGTAGAGCGCCGCGCCGGGCAGGTCGAAGCGCTCGTGGGTCTCGCGCCGGTCGTCGGGCAGGATGCGCCCGGCGAAAAAGGCCCCGGCCAGTCCCACGGGCAGATTCACGTAGAAGATGGAGGGCCAGCCGAAGAGGTCCACCAGGAGGCCGCCCAGGGAGGGGCCCGCCAGCGACCCCAGGGAGACCACCATGCCGATCATGCCCAGGGCCCGGCCCCGCTCCGGCCCCGGGAAGCTCATGACCACGATGGCCGGGCCGTTGGCCATGAGCAGCGCCGCGCCCACCGCCTGGAGCGCCCGCCCCGCGATGAGCCAGCCCATGGACCCCGCCGCCCCGCACAGGGCCGAGGCCCCGGCGAAGATCAGGAAGCCCGCGCGGTATTTGCGCCGCCTGCCGTGCATGTCGCCCAGGCGGCCGAAGGCGGGCAGCAGGCAGGCGATCACCAGCAGGTAGACCGTGACGGCCCACTGGGCCACGGGCAGGTCCGCGCCGAAGCCCTGGGCGATGGTGGGCAGGGCCACGTTGACGATGCCGCCGTCCAGGGTGGCCATGAACGTGCCCGTGGCGGCCACGCCCAGGCAGGCCCAGGGTTTGGCCGCGAAGGGATTGGGGGGGGGAGTTCCTGTCATTCCGGTAATGCCTCGGGGGCTAGCCAATACGCCCTTTGCCCGCTAGAAGCAATGAGGCCAAACGGCCGATTGAAACAACCGTTTGAGGCAAGACGTGCTCCAAGCCAACGAACACGACGAAACCAAACAGCGCCTTCTGGACGCCGCCGGCGAGGCCTTCGCCGCCAAGGGCTACCACCGGGCCACCATCCGGGAGATCTGCTCCCGGGCCGGGGCCAACGTGGCCTCGGTGAACTACCATTTCGGGGGCAAGAAAGGTCTCTACAAGGCCCTGCTGGAACACTGCCACCAGGAAAGCCTGCGCCGCCACCCGCCCGGGTCCCTGCAGGCCCAGGCCGGACCGGAGGAGGCCCTGCGGGTCTTCGTGCGCTCCATGCTGGACCGCAACCTGGGCGAGGGCCGCCCCACCTGGCTCTCGCGCCTGATGGCCCGCGAGCTCTCCGACCCCTCCCCGGCCCTGGAGAACGTGGCGCGCGCCTCCATCCTGCCCAACGTGGACCGCCTCGCGGCCATCGTGGCCCGCATCATGGACCTGCCCGGGGATTCCCCTCTGGCCAGGCGCTGCGCCCTTTCCGTGGTGGGCCAGTGCCTGCACTTCTGTCGCTCCAAGCCCGTGATCGAAATCGTCTGCCCCGGCGTGACCTACGATTCCCAAGGGCTCGACGAGATCACCAACCACATCGTCCGCTTCAGCCTCGCCGCCCTGCGCGGCCTCGCCCAGGAAGGAACCGCATGAAACTTCGCCTTTCGCTTTTGGTGTCGTTGGGCCTCTGCCTTTGCCTGGCCTTCGCGGCCGGGTGCTCCGACGGGAAGAAGCAACAGCAGGGGCAGGGGCGCCGGGCCGTGCCGGTCACCGTGGCCGAAGCCACGCTGGGCAGCCTTCCCGTGAGCCTCACGGCCGTGGGCAACGTGGAGCCCTACCAGAGCGCCGCCGTGCGCACCCAGGTGGGCGGGCTCATCGTGGAGCAGCGCGTGCGCGACGGCCAGGAGGTGGCCGCCGGGGACGTGCTCTTCGTGCTGGACCAGCGCCCCTTCCAGGCCGCCCTCAAGGAGGCCCAGGGCAAGCTCGAACGCGACCAGGCCCTGCTCAAGAAGGCCGAGGACGACTTCAACCGCTACTCCGGCCTGAAGCAGAAGGACGTGGTGAGCCAGCAGCAGTTCGACCAGGCCTCCACCGACGCCAAGAGCCTGCGCGCCTCCATCAAGCTCTCCGAGGCACAGATCGAGCAGGCCAGGCTCCAGATGGACTACTCCGTGATCAAGGCTCCCTTCGCCGGGCGCGTGGGCACGGTGCTCGTGAACGTGGGCAACGTGATCAAGGCCAACGACGACCGCAACCTCCTGGTGCTCAACCAGGTGCAGCCCATCTATGTGAGCTTCGCACTGCCCGAGCAGCACCTCCCCGCCGTGACCGCCCACATGGGCAAGGCCCCCCTGGAGGTGCTGGCCGCCGTGGCGGGCGAAGAGTCCCGCCCCGAGAAGGGCGTGCTGGCCAGCGTGGACAACTCCGTGGACCGCGCCACGGGCACCATCAAGCTCAAGGGCCTCTTCGCCAACAAGGACAAGCGCCTCTGGCCCGGACAGTTCGCCAAGGTGACGCTCAACCTGGAGAGCCGCGAGGGCGTGCTCACCGCGCCATCCGCAGCCGTGCAGCAGGGGCTCCAGGGGCCCTTCGTCTACGTGGTGGGCCAGGACAACACCGCCGCCCTGCGCCCCGTGGAGACCGGGCAGATCGTGGGCGAACGCATGGTGATCCTCAAGGGCCTCGCGGCGGGCGACAAGGTGGTCACCGACGGACACGTGCGCCTCACTCCGGGGGCCGCCGTTGAGATCAAGGCCGTCAGGGACGCCCAGGACGCGGTCCTCGCGCCCAAGGATTCCAAGGCGGCGCAGGACGCCAAGGACGCCAAGGCGGCCCCGGGCTCCAAGGACGCCAAGGCGGCCCCGGGCTCCAAGGACGCCAAGGCGTCCGGGGAGAAGGCCCAATGAGCCTCTCCTCCGGTTTCATCCGACGCCCCGTCATGACCACCCTGGTCATGGCGGCCATCCTCATCTTCGGGGCCATGGCCTACAAGGCCCTGCCCGTCTCCGACCTGCCCAACGTGGACTTCCCCACCATCCAGGTGACCGCCAGCTTCCCCGGCGCCAGCCCCGAGACCATGTCCTCCTCGGTGGCCACGCCCCTGGAGAAGCAGTTCTCCACCATCGCGGGCCTGGACTCCATGAACTCCAACTCCACCCTGGGCACCACGCGCGTCACGCTCCAGTTCGACCTCTCGCGCAACATCGACGCCGCCGCCCAGGACGTGAACTCCGCCATCGCCCTGGCCGTGCGCAACATGCCCTCGGAGATGCCCAACCCGCCCACCTACCGCAAGGTGAACCCCGCCGACCAGCCCGTGCTCTATCTGGCGCTCACCTCGCCCACCATGCGCCTCTCCGACCTGAACGAATACGCCGAGAACATGATGGCCCAGCGCATCTCCATGGTCAGCGGCGTGTCGCAGGTCTCGGTGTACGGCTCCCAGAAGTACGCCGTGCGCGTGCAGCTGGACCCCGACGCCCTGGCCTCCCGCGAGATCGGCATCGACGAGGTGGCCGAGTCCGTGCGCCGGGCCAACTCCAACCTGCCCACGGGCACGGTGTCCGGCCCCAAGCGCGAGTTCACGGTGCAGTCTTCCGGCAAGCTGGTGCGCGCGGAGTTCTTCGGCCCCGTGATCGTGGCCTACAAGAACGGCGCGCCCATCCGCCTGAACGAGATCGGGCGCGCCATCGACTCCGTGGAGAACGACAGGCGGCGCAACTTCTTCAACGGCGAGCCCGGCTTCGTGCTGGCCGTGCAGCGC
It includes:
- a CDS encoding DHA2 family efflux MFS transporter permease subunit, with the translated sequence MTGTPPPNPFAAKPWACLGVAATGTFMATLDGGIVNVALPTIAQGFGADLPVAQWAVTVYLLVIACLLPAFGRLGDMHGRRRKYRAGFLIFAGASALCGAAGSMGWLIAGRALQAVGAALLMANGPAIVVMSFPGPERGRALGMIGMVVSLGSLAGPSLGGLLVDLFGWPSIFYVNLPVGLAGAFFAGRILPDDRRETHERFDLPGAALYAVGVVFLLTAVTHGGRWGWSFPGTLACFGVAAAGLALFLHRQARVAHPVVDLSLFRIPELALGNLASLLAFMALLANAVLLPFFLARVVGLGPGETGLVMAVLPLAMSFVAPLSGFASEKVSHALLTGAGMACVAGGLYSQTLLAASAGFWRCAAGQAILGVGFGLFLSPNNNAVLGSAPRAKSGVAGAVMALVRNLGMVCGIAVATAVYEAWRNASLASGHGETEAFHAGFDAALTTAACLALAGMLLSVFRALRKPPKR
- a CDS encoding CerR family C-terminal domain-containing protein translates to MLQANEHDETKQRLLDAAGEAFAAKGYHRATIREICSRAGANVASVNYHFGGKKGLYKALLEHCHQESLRRHPPGSLQAQAGPEEALRVFVRSMLDRNLGEGRPTWLSRLMARELSDPSPALENVARASILPNVDRLAAIVARIMDLPGDSPLARRCALSVVGQCLHFCRSKPVIEIVCPGVTYDSQGLDEITNHIVRFSLAALRGLAQEGTA
- a CDS encoding efflux RND transporter periplasmic adaptor subunit codes for the protein MKLRLSLLVSLGLCLCLAFAAGCSDGKKQQQGQGRRAVPVTVAEATLGSLPVSLTAVGNVEPYQSAAVRTQVGGLIVEQRVRDGQEVAAGDVLFVLDQRPFQAALKEAQGKLERDQALLKKAEDDFNRYSGLKQKDVVSQQQFDQASTDAKSLRASIKLSEAQIEQARLQMDYSVIKAPFAGRVGTVLVNVGNVIKANDDRNLLVLNQVQPIYVSFALPEQHLPAVTAHMGKAPLEVLAAVAGEESRPEKGVLASVDNSVDRATGTIKLKGLFANKDKRLWPGQFAKVTLNLESREGVLTAPSAAVQQGLQGPFVYVVGQDNTAALRPVETGQIVGERMVILKGLAAGDKVVTDGHVRLTPGAAVEIKAVRDAQDAVLAPKDSKAAQDAKDAKAAPGSKDAKAAPGSKDAKASGEKAQ